The following are encoded in a window of Pseudomonadota bacterium genomic DNA:
- the xylB gene encoding xylulokinase produces the protein MRTVVGIDLGTQSLKVVFYDPDTRRIASSVSAPIELHRDQGGVAEQQADWWTRALADAMAAADPGIRKSVVAMGVSGQQHGFVAVDRSGEVLAPVKLWCDTSTEAECTEITAAFGGREACLDKLGNLVLPGYTASKILRLKKKQPELYERLDSILLPHDYLNFYLTGERCAESGDASGTGFLDIRKRTWSPDMLRAIDPGRDLLECLPPLRIENEAIGTLRPEIAVRLGLPPGVPVSIGGGDNMMGAIGTGNVHAGQVTMSLGTSGTVYAYSDHPVIDRKGSIAAFCSSTGGWLPLLCTMNCTVATELMRALLGAAMGSFEAQIQSAPAGAEGVITVPFFGGERTPNLPNARGCIVGLQACNARPENLLRSAVEGATFALRFGLERLRELGVGASEIVLTGGGAKSGQWRQVVADVCDVPVTVFQQDEGAAFGAAMQALELAEGRASLSRLLPDHLTRDQDRCCDPVPDRVRLYNEIFGEYQRAVAAATNLYG, from the coding sequence ATGCGTACCGTTGTCGGGATCGATTTAGGCACCCAGAGTCTCAAGGTCGTCTTTTACGATCCTGACACTCGCCGGATCGCTTCAAGCGTGAGCGCGCCGATCGAGCTGCACCGGGACCAGGGAGGTGTTGCCGAACAGCAGGCGGATTGGTGGACCAGAGCACTCGCGGACGCGATGGCAGCGGCCGATCCCGGTATCCGGAAGAGCGTCGTCGCGATGGGCGTATCCGGGCAGCAGCACGGTTTTGTGGCGGTGGACCGTTCGGGCGAGGTCCTGGCGCCGGTCAAGCTTTGGTGTGACACGTCGACGGAAGCCGAGTGTACGGAAATCACGGCCGCCTTCGGGGGCCGCGAAGCGTGTCTCGACAAGCTGGGCAACCTGGTTCTTCCGGGCTACACGGCTTCCAAGATCCTCCGGCTCAAGAAGAAGCAGCCCGAGCTGTACGAGCGGCTGGACAGCATCTTGCTGCCGCACGACTACCTGAACTTCTACCTTACGGGCGAGCGCTGCGCAGAGAGCGGAGATGCTTCGGGCACAGGTTTTCTGGACATCCGCAAGCGAACCTGGTCGCCGGACATGCTCAGGGCGATCGACCCCGGTCGAGACCTGCTCGAGTGTCTGCCTCCTCTCAGAATAGAGAATGAAGCGATCGGCACGCTGCGCCCCGAGATCGCTGTACGATTGGGCCTGCCGCCAGGTGTGCCCGTTTCGATAGGTGGCGGCGACAACATGATGGGTGCTATCGGCACGGGCAACGTGCATGCGGGGCAGGTCACCATGAGCCTGGGGACTTCGGGAACGGTCTATGCCTACTCCGATCACCCCGTCATCGATCGCAAGGGAAGCATCGCCGCATTCTGTTCGTCGACCGGCGGCTGGCTTCCCTTGCTCTGCACGATGAACTGCACGGTGGCAACGGAGCTCATGCGCGCTCTCCTCGGCGCGGCGATGGGATCCTTTGAGGCACAGATTCAGTCTGCGCCGGCGGGCGCTGAGGGTGTCATCACCGTGCCCTTTTTTGGTGGAGAACGCACTCCGAATCTACCAAACGCCCGAGGCTGCATCGTGGGCCTGCAGGCGTGCAACGCCCGGCCGGAGAATCTGCTGCGTTCAGCAGTGGAGGGCGCCACCTTTGCCTTGCGATTCGGTCTCGAGCGACTCAGGGAATTGGGGGTTGGTGCGTCCGAGATAGTCTTGACCGGAGGTGGCGCCAAGAGCGGACAGTGGCGTCAGGTCGTTGCCGACGTATGCGACGTACCTGTGACGGTCTTCCAACAGGACGAGGGCGCCGCATTTGGCGCGGCCATGCAAGCGTTGGAGCTCGCCGAGGGCCGCGCCAGTCTGTCCAGGTTGCTGCCGGACCACCTCACGCGCGACCAGGATCGCTGCTGCGATCCGGTGCCGGATCGGGTGCGACTCTACAACGAGATCTTTGGCGAATACCAGCGGGCAGTCGCCGCTGCGACGAATCTGTACGGGTGA
- the sodN gene encoding superoxide dismutase, Ni, which produces MFGRLLAQIQRRLPAQPAHAHCDGPCGIYDPAAARIAAEAVRSMTNKILALTPPDPSDGDALVRYHNTLARYVAIKEEQAELTKRELLILWTDYFKPPHLSAYPDLHDTFWRAAKLCSACKVEVSPVHADELLEAIQQIHKIFWESKNRTVDWVLAG; this is translated from the coding sequence GTGTTTGGACGACTACTAGCTCAAATCCAGCGCCGGCTTCCGGCGCAACCCGCGCACGCACACTGCGACGGCCCCTGCGGCATCTACGATCCGGCTGCCGCTCGAATCGCCGCGGAGGCCGTCCGGTCGATGACGAACAAGATCCTGGCATTGACGCCGCCCGATCCTTCCGACGGGGACGCCCTGGTGCGCTATCACAACACGCTGGCTCGCTACGTTGCCATCAAGGAAGAGCAAGCCGAGCTCACGAAACGGGAGCTGCTCATCTTGTGGACCGACTACTTCAAGCCCCCGCACCTCAGCGCCTATCCAGACCTGCACGACACGTTCTGGAGAGCGGCCAAGCTGTGCTCGGCCTGCAAGGTGGAGGTGAGCCCTGTGCACGCTGACGAGCTGCTCGAAGCCATCCAGCAGATCCACAAGATTTTCTGGGAATCCAAGAACCGCACGGTGGATTGGGTTCTCGCCGGCTAG
- a CDS encoding calcium/sodium antiporter, with protein sequence MASKVAYPPGRMQAASSSLPLLIAALVVGIVALVWGANRFVDGADAGARSLGVPPIVVGLTVVAFATSAPELLVSSVAAFSGSPDIGIGNALGSNIANMGLVLGLTAAVRPVGLPERLLRQELPLLALAMVVTFFLLQDSRLGRLDGILLLSGLVGFAVLTVRNALRARPANHAAELAANPAANGTASAALQLVVGLVVLLLSSRALVWAAASLARFMGIPELVIGLTVIAVGTSLPELAASVACALRGQPEMAVGNIVGSNLFNLLGVLGLPGVIMPQAIDSAVIERDFAAMVALTLLAVTLAYSGSVKRISRLGGLLLLLAYGAYGVWLFAPP encoded by the coding sequence GTGGCAAGCAAAGTTGCCTATCCTCCCGGCCGTATGCAAGCTGCCTCTTCGTCGCTTCCGCTCCTAATCGCCGCCCTGGTGGTCGGCATCGTCGCGCTCGTGTGGGGCGCGAATCGCTTCGTGGACGGAGCCGACGCCGGGGCGCGATCGCTCGGCGTGCCCCCGATCGTAGTTGGCCTCACCGTGGTGGCCTTCGCCACGTCGGCCCCCGAATTGCTCGTTTCGAGCGTAGCCGCGTTCAGCGGTAGTCCCGATATTGGAATCGGCAACGCGCTCGGATCGAACATCGCCAACATGGGTCTGGTGCTCGGGCTCACGGCAGCCGTGCGACCGGTCGGCCTGCCGGAGCGGCTGCTCCGACAGGAGCTGCCATTGCTCGCGCTGGCGATGGTGGTGACCTTCTTTCTGCTGCAGGACTCGCGGCTCGGCCGGCTGGACGGCATCCTGTTGCTCAGCGGACTGGTTGGCTTCGCCGTGCTCACGGTCCGCAACGCCCTGCGGGCAAGACCTGCCAATCACGCTGCCGAGCTCGCGGCCAATCCAGCAGCCAACGGCACGGCGAGCGCCGCCCTACAGCTTGTGGTCGGCCTGGTGGTCCTGTTGCTCAGCTCAAGAGCCCTGGTATGGGCGGCCGCGAGCTTGGCTCGATTCATGGGCATCCCGGAGCTCGTGATCGGACTCACGGTGATCGCCGTTGGCACCAGCCTACCTGAGCTTGCCGCCAGCGTGGCCTGCGCCCTCCGAGGTCAACCGGAAATGGCTGTGGGCAACATCGTGGGCTCGAACCTGTTCAACCTTCTCGGAGTGCTTGGCTTGCCCGGTGTCATCATGCCTCAGGCGATCGATTCGGCCGTGATCGAACGAGACTTCGCCGCCATGGTGGCGCTCACGCTGCTTGCTGTCACGCTGGCCTATTCCGGTAGTGTCAAGCGCATCTCGCGCCTCGGGGGCCTGTTGCTGCTGCTCGCCTACGGCGCCTACGGCGTGTGGCTGTTTGCGCCTCCATGA
- the xylA gene encoding xylose isomerase codes for MRTVFVGNREYFPGIGRISYEGPGSDNPLAYKSYDAKREVRGKSMEEHLRFSVCYWHTLCGTGSDPFGRPTREQAWAMHADLQERARERLDAAFEFCTKLGVPYYCFHDFDLAPEGASVAESESNLAAMVELARERQRDTGLKLLWGTANLFAHPRYMNGAATNPDFAVVARAGAQVKAALDATVALGSENYVFWGGREGYACLHNTDTKRELEHLAVFLEKARDYGRSIGFGGTFLVEPKPMEPMKHQYDFDAQTVIGFLRHAKLAGDFKLNVEANHATLAGHSFAHELRMAADAGLLGSIDANRGDPHNGWDTDQFPLDLYDCVHAMTVVLEAGGLGSGGLNFDAKLRRESTDSEDLFVAHIGAMDAFARGLLIADRLLGDSRVKELRDGRYRSFDAAEGRRFERGELDLETLRNIAAEGAEPERHSGKQELLENVINDYLVTTR; via the coding sequence ATGAGAACAGTCTTTGTTGGAAACCGGGAGTACTTTCCGGGCATTGGTCGGATTTCGTATGAGGGTCCGGGATCGGATAATCCGCTGGCGTACAAGTCGTACGATGCGAAGCGCGAGGTGCGCGGAAAGAGCATGGAAGAGCATTTGCGCTTTTCCGTTTGTTATTGGCACACGTTGTGCGGTACGGGGAGCGACCCCTTCGGGCGCCCGACGCGCGAGCAGGCGTGGGCGATGCACGCGGATCTTCAAGAGCGCGCGAGAGAGAGGCTCGATGCGGCATTCGAGTTCTGCACGAAGCTCGGGGTGCCTTACTACTGTTTCCACGACTTCGATCTGGCGCCTGAAGGCGCAAGCGTGGCTGAATCGGAGAGCAACTTGGCGGCGATGGTCGAGCTGGCGCGGGAACGGCAGCGCGACACTGGGTTGAAGCTTCTGTGGGGGACCGCGAACCTGTTCGCGCACCCGCGCTACATGAACGGTGCTGCGACGAATCCGGATTTTGCGGTAGTGGCGCGGGCAGGGGCTCAGGTCAAGGCGGCGCTCGACGCCACCGTGGCCCTGGGCAGCGAGAACTACGTGTTCTGGGGTGGCCGGGAAGGCTACGCGTGCCTGCACAACACCGACACCAAACGAGAGCTGGAGCATCTGGCTGTCTTTTTGGAGAAGGCACGTGACTACGGGCGCTCGATCGGCTTTGGCGGCACCTTCCTGGTGGAGCCGAAGCCCATGGAGCCGATGAAGCATCAGTACGACTTCGACGCGCAAACGGTTATTGGATTCTTGCGGCACGCGAAGCTGGCAGGCGACTTCAAGCTGAACGTGGAGGCAAACCACGCCACGCTCGCCGGGCATTCGTTTGCTCACGAGCTCCGCATGGCGGCTGACGCGGGGCTGCTGGGATCGATAGATGCAAATCGAGGCGACCCGCACAACGGGTGGGACACGGACCAGTTTCCTCTGGACCTCTACGATTGCGTTCACGCCATGACGGTCGTGCTGGAAGCGGGCGGTCTCGGCTCGGGAGGATTGAACTTCGATGCGAAGCTGCGCCGGGAGTCGACCGATTCCGAAGACCTGTTTGTGGCCCACATCGGGGCAATGGATGCGTTCGCTCGTGGCCTGTTGATCGCGGATCGGCTGCTCGGCGACTCCCGCGTCAAGGAGCTTCGTGACGGGCGCTATCGCAGCTTCGACGCGGCAGAGGGGCGGCGTTTCGAGCGAGGGGAGCTCGACCTCGAGACGTTGCGGAACATCGCAGCCGAAGGCGCAGAGCCTGAACGGCACAGCGGCAAGCAGGAGTTGCTGGAAAACGTGATCAACGATTACCTGGTCACGACAAGGTAA
- a CDS encoding serine/threonine protein kinase — protein MPAEPAIRSLDQTKPLSGSRPQANRTARGANTASGADWTGTRLGRYTILGELAAGGMASVCLAQGGGIEGFRRLFALKMLHPEMAANPVAVKWFLDEAWIAGQVRHYNAVSAIEASQRGDSSYYLVMEYIAGDHLRNLLRQAYRNGERMPARVAVRIVIDTLAGLEAIHDLKDSQGRPLELIHRDVSPQNILVGVDGITRLTDFGLTQPAQRINRERAELFAGKLAYMSPEHVGQETLDQRSDLFSMGVVLWESLTTARLFAAPTPKLTIDRVREARVTKPSRIRADLSAFDRVVARALAPCASARFRTAREFRAALHQACAEIGGPASRREVRWIVSQYAAEKLQRERELGRSPVMLSQPRASAPAAGPRPPRGRKPLTRASRTGSCADQVDSLANAV, from the coding sequence ATGCCTGCAGAGCCCGCCATCCGATCCCTTGACCAAACCAAGCCTCTGTCCGGAAGCAGACCCCAGGCAAACCGTACGGCCCGGGGCGCCAACACCGCTTCCGGCGCCGACTGGACCGGAACGCGGCTCGGTCGCTACACGATTCTGGGAGAACTCGCCGCGGGAGGCATGGCTTCCGTTTGTTTGGCGCAAGGAGGCGGAATCGAAGGGTTCCGTCGCCTGTTCGCGCTCAAAATGCTGCATCCGGAAATGGCCGCGAACCCGGTCGCCGTCAAGTGGTTCCTCGACGAGGCCTGGATCGCCGGGCAGGTCCGCCACTACAATGCGGTTTCCGCCATCGAGGCGAGTCAACGTGGTGACTCGAGCTACTACCTGGTGATGGAGTACATTGCAGGGGATCATCTACGAAATCTACTGCGTCAGGCGTACCGCAACGGAGAACGTATGCCCGCGCGTGTGGCCGTTCGCATCGTGATCGACACCCTCGCCGGACTGGAGGCGATTCATGATCTCAAGGACAGCCAGGGCCGGCCGCTGGAGCTGATCCACCGAGACGTGTCGCCTCAGAACATCCTGGTCGGCGTCGACGGCATAACGCGCTTGACCGACTTTGGCCTGACGCAGCCGGCGCAGCGCATCAACAGGGAGCGTGCCGAGCTCTTCGCGGGCAAGCTCGCCTATATGTCTCCGGAGCATGTTGGCCAGGAGACCCTGGATCAGCGCTCCGATCTGTTTTCGATGGGCGTGGTCCTGTGGGAAAGTCTCACTACTGCTCGTTTGTTCGCGGCCCCTACACCCAAGCTGACCATCGATCGCGTGCGCGAGGCACGGGTAACCAAGCCATCGCGGATTCGCGCGGATCTGTCCGCGTTCGACCGCGTCGTCGCCAGAGCCCTCGCCCCCTGTGCGTCAGCTCGCTTTCGGACTGCCCGTGAGTTCCGGGCGGCACTGCATCAGGCTTGCGCCGAAATCGGTGGCCCGGCGTCGCGGCGGGAGGTACGCTGGATCGTGTCCCAGTACGCAGCAGAGAAGCTGCAGCGGGAGCGGGAGCTGGGACGCTCTCCTGTGATGCTAAGTCAGCCGCGTGCTTCAGCCCCAGCGGCCGGCCCCCGGCCGCCACGAGGCCGCAAGCCGCTCACCCGCGCCTCGAGGACCGGCAGCTGTGCCGACCAAGTGGACAGCCTCGCGAACGCCGTGTGA